GAAGACTTCCGCCTCCTGCAGGAGATCTTCGAGCGCCTCCACCGTCCGGGAAAGGTGGCGGGGACGAGGGAGATCATCGAGTTTCTCGATGCGCACCCGGAATTGCGCGAGATCAATGCCGCCGTGCGGGGCAAGGCCGTGACCGTCAATTCCAACTTGAAGATGAGGGCGTAATGCCGAAGGTCACTGTCTACACCGTCGGACGCGATTATGGGCGCTATCTTCCCCAGGCGATCAAGAGCGTGCTGCACCAGACGATGCAGGATTGGGAATTGATCGTCATCAACGACGGCTCCACGGACAACACGCCCGACGTCCTCCGGCAGTTCGAGTCCGATCCCCGGATCAAGATCATCCACCAGCCGCCGCGCGGCCTTCCGCCGTCCTGCAATCTGGCCATCTCCCACGCGAAGGGTGACTACATCATCCGGCTTGACGCGGACGACTACTTCGACGAGAACGCGCTGCTGGTCCTGTCCGGCGTGCTCGACGCCCACCCGAAGGTCGGGCTGGTGTACCCCGACTATTTCCTGATCTCCAGCGACGGTGAAATCCTCGGACACGTGCGGAGGGAAAAGATCGCCGACGATCTGGGGCTCCTCGACCTGCCGGCCCACGGCGCCGGCACGATGATCCGCCGGCAGTGTTTCGAGGAGGTCGGCGGCTACGATGAGTCGGTGGATTGCCAGGACGGGTACGATCTGTGGGTCAAATTCATCGACCGCTACAAGGTCTACAACGTGAACCTGCCGCTCTTTTACTACCGGCGGCACCCGGTCAGCCTGAGCTCGAACCAGGAGCGGATCCTGCGGGCGCGGCGGGCCTTGAAGGCGCGCCACGTGCGGGCGCGGTACGGCGCCAAGCTGCCCTCCGTACTGGCTCTGGTACCGGTTCGCAACGAATCGCCTGTCGGGGCGGGGTGGGCGCTGCGGTCGCTGGGCAGCTCGCCGATCTTGCAGTACACGCTGGACCAGCTCAAGGGATGTCCATCGGTGACGAGGGCGGTGGTCGTGACCGAGAACGAGGCGGTCGGCGAGTATGCCAGGTCCCAGGGCGTGGAGACTCTCATCCGGCCGGCGACTCTGGCCCGCATGAATTCGCCGATCGAGCCGACCGTGCTCTTTGCGCTGGAAGAGCTGGCCCGCAAGGGATTTTCCCCGGACATCGTCTGCCTGCTCCATGCGAATTCGCCTCTGCGGCGCGCGCACCACATCGAGGAAGCCATCAATACGCTGCTGATTTTCAAGCCCGACAGCGTCATCTCCGTCTGCGAGAACACGCGGCATCAGTACCATCATCGTCTCAACGGACTCGAGCCGGTCTTTCACCGGCGGGAGCTCAGGTTCGAGCGGGATGCGCTCTATGAAGAAAACGGGGCGGTCTACGTCTCCTGGAGCAGGGCGGTGACGGCGCGATCCTTTGTCGGGGCCCGGGTCGGCCATATCATCATGACCCGGGAAACCAGCCTCAACCTCGATACCCCGTACGATGTGTGGCTGGCGGAGCAGTTGCTCACGCTGCGCGGAGGGGCCTTGGCCGAGGGGCTGGGCTTGTAGCGGCGCAGAAAGTTTCCGGTTCACCACCACTCAGGGAGCATGCATGGAATTCATCGCCGAGATCGGTCTCAACCATGACGGAAACTTCGATCTGGCCCGCGAGCTGATCCGGCAGGCAAAACTGGCCGGCGCGGACGTCGCCAAATTCCAGTTCGGATGGCGGTGCAAGCCCGACGAGATCAATTGCATCGACGCCGACCGTGCCGCCCAACTCAAGGCCTGGTGCGACTACGTCGGGATCGAGATGCTCGCCTCCATCATCACGGAAGAAGCCATGGATCTGGCTCACCACATCAACCTGTCCAGATACAAGATCGCGTCGCGGACCGTGATCGATAAGCCCGCGTTGTGCGAGCGCATTCTCGCCGAGGGAAAACCGACCTACGTCTCGCTCGGCATGTGGGACAAGAAGGGCTTTCCGTTCGGCGAACCAGACGGCAAGATTCTCCACTATATCTATTGCCGCTCGAAATACCCGACTGCGCCCGGCGACATGGCGGCCATGCCGGGGCGTTTCCATTCCCGCGGGTTCCACGGGTACAGCGATCACATGCTGGGTGTCGAAGGGTGCCTGCTCGCGATCGCGCGCGGGGCGCGCTACGTGGAGAAGCATTTCACCTTGAACAAGGCTTCGCAGGTCATCCGGGATCATGTGCTCAGCGCGACGCCCGCGGAATTTCGGCAACTGACCGAACTGGGAAGGCCCCTGTCTCAGCTCGTCGACCTGATGGAGCCGCCCTCCTAGTATCTCCATGACCTCTCGTCCCAAGATCAGATGACCCGCCAGCTTCTT
This genomic stretch from Nitrospirota bacterium harbors:
- a CDS encoding glycosyltransferase; this encodes MPKVTVYTVGRDYGRYLPQAIKSVLHQTMQDWELIVINDGSTDNTPDVLRQFESDPRIKIIHQPPRGLPPSCNLAISHAKGDYIIRLDADDYFDENALLVLSGVLDAHPKVGLVYPDYFLISSDGEILGHVRREKIADDLGLLDLPAHGAGTMIRRQCFEEVGGYDESVDCQDGYDLWVKFIDRYKVYNVNLPLFYYRRHPVSLSSNQERILRARRALKARHVRARYGAKLPSVLALVPVRNESPVGAGWALRSLGSSPILQYTLDQLKGCPSVTRAVVVTENEAVGEYARSQGVETLIRPATLARMNSPIEPTVLFALEELARKGFSPDIVCLLHANSPLRRAHHIEEAINTLLIFKPDSVISVCENTRHQYHHRLNGLEPVFHRRELRFERDALYEENGAVYVSWSRAVTARSFVGARVGHIIMTRETSLNLDTPYDVWLAEQLLTLRGGALAEGLGL